From a single Columba livia isolate bColLiv1 breed racing homer chromosome 15, bColLiv1.pat.W.v2, whole genome shotgun sequence genomic region:
- the LOC102090839 gene encoding lysosomal alpha-glucosidase: protein MKSYQKLTTAVPQPASCQLEEEGSAPAPAGRGKLAPCWVGSGLLVAAVLLSAVTVWVLRQVSRGWPGPALPPKCLLVPESYRFDCYPERHVVVTQELCESRGCCFIESPPPAGGKRGVPWCFYPPDFPSYTLESLNQTALGMVGLLVRREKAYYPQDIKTLRLDVEFETDTRLHIKITDAASPRYEVPLEVPRAMKRAENPIYSLDFSRDPFGLLLRRRATGTVLLNTTVAPLIFADQFLQIATSLPSRFLYGLGEHRGSLLHSLDWNTLTLWARDVPPTESFNLYGAHPFYLLMEEGGDAHGVFLLNSNAMEVALQPAPGLTWRTIGGVLDFYIFLGPDPNMVIQQYQQVIGFPAMPPLWALGFHLCRWGYGSSNETWQTVRAMRNYQIPQDAQWNDIDYMDGYRDFTFDPQNFASLPSLVEDLHKHGQHYVMILDPGISRTSPNGSYWPFDEALRRGLFLNTTKGQPLIGQVWPGLTAFADFSNPDTHQWWLENLQRFHAHVPFDGLWIDMNEPSNFMDGSEEGCPPGELDSPPYTPAVLGDSLSAKTVCASAKQKASVHYNLHNLYGLMEAKATASALIQIRGKRPLVISRSTFPSQGRYSGHWLGDNRSQWKDMYYSIPGLLSFSLFGIPLVGADICGFSGSTSEELCTRWMQLGAFYPFARNHNTQNEKAQDPTVFSPAARTAMKDVLLIRYSLLPFLYTLFHHAHLQGDTVARPLFFEFPRDVATLGLDRQFLWGRSLLVTPVLEPEVDSVTGYLPRGVWYDFYTGSSVNSSGEMLKMSAPLEHLNLHVREGAILPTQKPGTTSKATQGNPLRLIVALSSSDTAWGDLFWDDGESLDTFERGSYSYLVFNVTQNIFTSTILHASTEVTEVTIDTLSIFGVREPPSKVLLNGQEKPFSYLDNQVLTVSDLGLSLSQGFSLRWL from the exons ATGAAGTCGTACCAGAAGCTGACCACGGCGGTGCCGCAGCCAGCGTCGTGCcagctggaggaggaagggtCTGCCCCAGCGCCCGCCGGCCGCGGGAAGCTGGCCCCGTGCTGGGTGGGCAGCGGGCTGCTGGTGGCCGCCGTGCTGCTGAGCGCCGTCACCGTCTGGGTGCTGCGGCAAGTATCGAGGGGCTGGCCTGGACCTGCGCTGCCCCCCAAATGTCTGCTGGTACCCGAAAGCTACCGCTTTGACTGCTACCCAGAGCGGCATGTGGTGGTGACCCAGGAGCTCTGTGAAAGTCGGGGATGCTGCTTCATTGAGAGCCCCCCACCCGCAGGGGGCAAGCGGGGGGTGCCCTGGTGCTTCTACCCCCCTGATTTCCCCAGTTACACCCTGGAGAGCCTCAACCAGACGGCGCTGGGCATGGTGGGGCTGCTGGTGCGGAGGGAGAAGGCCTATTACCCACAGGACATCAAAACGCTGAGGCTGGACGTGGAGTTTGAGACAGACACACGGCTCCACATCAAG ATAACAGATGCAGCCAGCCCACGGTACGAGGTTCCCCTTGAGGTTCCCCGGGCAATGAAGAGAGCAGAAAACCCCATCTACAGCCTGGACTTCTCCCGGGACCCCTTTGGGCTGCTGCTGCGGCGCAGGGCGACAGGGACGGTGCT GCTCAACACCACTGTGGCCCCCTTGATCTTCGCTGACCAGTTTCTCCAAATAGCCACATCGCTCCCATCCAGGTTCCTGTACGGGCTGGGGGAGCACCGCGGCAGCCTCCTGCACAGCCTGGACTGGAACACCCTCACCCTGTGGGCACGCGACGTCCCTCCCACG GAATCATTCAACCTCTACGGCGCTCACCCCTTCTACCTGCTGATGGAGGAGGGTGGAGATGCTCACGGCGTTTTCCTCCTCAACAGCAATGCGATGG AGGTGGCCCTGCAGCCCGCTCCAGGCCTGACCTGGAGGACCATCGGGGGCGTGCTGGATTTTTACATCTTCCTGGGGCCCGACCCCAATATGGTCATCCAGCAGTACCAGCAGGTGATAG GTTTCCCGGCCATGCCGCCCCTCTGGGCGCTCGGCTTCCACCTCTGCCGCTGGGGCTACGGATCCAGCAATGAGACCTGGCAGACCGTGAGAGCCATGAGGAACTACCAGATCCCCCAG GATGCGCAGTGGAATGACATCGATTACATGGACGGGTACCGGGACTTCACCTTCGATCCCCAGAACTTTGCCTCTCTCCCGTCACTGGTGGAAGACCTCCACAAACACGGGCAGCACTACGTTATGATCTTG GATCCTGGAATCAGCAGAACCAGCCCTAACGGCTCCTACTGGCCTTTTGATGAAGCCTTGAGACGGGGCTTGTTCCTCAACACCACCAAAGGGCAGCCACTCATCGGGCAG GTCTGGCCTGGCTTGACAGCCTTCGCAGACTTCTCCAACCCAGACACACACCAGTGGTGGCTGGAGAACCTGCAGCGGTTCCATGCCCACGTGCCTTTCGATGGCCTCTGGATC GACATGAATGAGCCATCCAACTTCATGGATGGGTCTGAAGAAGGCTGCCCGCCCGGAGAGCTTGACAGTCCCCCATACACCCCGG CCGTGCTGGGCGATTCCCTCTCTGCAAAGACGGTGTGTGCCTCGGCCAAGCAGAAAGCCTCAGTGCACTACAACCTCCACAACCTCTATGGGCTGATGGAAGCCAAAGCCACAGCGAG CGCACTGATCCAGATCCGGGGGAAGCGCCCGCTCGTCATCTCCCGCTCCACCTTCCCCAGCCAGGGCCGGTACTCGGGGCACTGGCTGGGCGACAACCGGAGCCAGTGGAAGGACATGTATTACTCCATCCCAG GGCTGCTGAGCTTCAGCCTCTTCGGCATCCCGCTGGTCGGCGCGGACATCTGCGGCTTCTCAGGCAGCACCTCGGAGGAGCTGTGCACCCGCTGGATGCAGCTCGGCGCCTTCTACCCCTTCGCCCGTAACCACAACACCCAGAACGAGAAG GCCCAGGACCCGACGGTGTTCAGCCCCGCGGCAAGGACGGCCATGAAGGACGTGCTGCTGATCCGCtactccctcctgcccttcctcTACACCCTGTTTCACCATGCCCACCTGCAAGGGGACACTGTGGCCCGGCCTTTGTTCTTTGA GTTCCCCCGGGATGTGGCCACCTTGGGGCTGGACAGGCAGTTTCTGTGGGGCAGGAgcctgctggtgacaccagtgCTGGAGCCCGAGGTGGACTCGGTCACAGGCTACCTCCCTCGAGGCGTGTGGTACGACTTCTACACG GGCTCCTCAGTGAACAGCAGTGGGGAGATGCTGAAGATGTCAGCTCCCCTGGAGCACCTCAACCTGCATGTGCGGGAGGGTGCCATCCTGCCCACACAG AAACCAGGGACCACCAGCAAGGCGACTCAGGGGAACCCTCTGCGCCTCATTGTGGCCTTGTCCTCAAGTGACACCGCCTGGGGGGACCTCTTCTGGGATGATGGCGAGAGCCTGGACACCTTTGAGCGAGGCAGCTACTCCTACCTGGTGTTCAATGTCACACAG AACATCTTCACCTCCACCATCCTCCATGCCAGCACTGAGGTCACTGAGGTCACCATTGACACGCTGAGCATCTTTGGGGTGCGGGAACCACCCAGCAAGGTCCTTCTGAATGGGCAGGAGAAGCCCTTCTCCTACCTGGACAACCAG GTTCTCACTGTGAGTGACCTTGGTCTCAGCCTCAGCCAGGGCTTCTCCCTGCGCTGGCTGTGA